The Longimicrobium sp. genome includes a window with the following:
- a CDS encoding TonB-dependent receptor: protein MRRSGLLLLLTMALVATTPIPAAAQFPGELAGTVRDAATGAPVEAASVELPATGQAARTDGSGAFRIRGLEPGAWRVLVRRAGYAGREVGIEVENGRTARLDVALHPLPVALDPLRVSAARETAEGTRFTRAEIEASGARTAAEVAERAPGVVVREAGPTGARTISIRGSAPDAVLVLVDGAPLNDPVSGEADLSAVPAGSIESLAVLPGARAARYGPRAQAGVVLIETRAAGARQSAEVSAGTLGEWAGRLDVGARTGGLGWSAGGHLRRVGGEFDHPRDVNDPTVVRRENADLGEWSAFGALSARTGGGELRARGGWDALERGLPGMGHTPSPHARQEMGRGRGSLGWRRAAGSSSLGALVTGAVQRVRYADPQPPFGLAYDDTTRVRSLTARLDADHAPAGDGWLRGLGGGVEGSLQRVDAGALGGQAPRTRRDFGAFVHLLAGRTAGAADVTFSAEGRIDRDGVTDDWYLSRSLTLGAGAGALRLQLANRSSYSPPSLGDQFFREGVGVRPNPDLGPERVPGEWELGASWSPSLRGLDLTASVAAYTGDVRGMIVWLPDFAFRWSPRNVDVDRRGLDARAEAALPAADLRLVGSWSAARIVYDSTGAGEAVQLAYRPRHFGFFSAEWSPGAWRAGAAARYTGLRYPAAARVNALPGFWSVDLDLAREWRIGRWAAEAALHVDRLFDETSSLIAGFPEPGRRLRLDLRVRRADLPTP, encoded by the coding sequence ATGCGGCGTAGCGGCCTCCTCCTCCTGCTGACGATGGCGCTCGTCGCGACGACGCCGATCCCCGCCGCAGCGCAGTTCCCCGGCGAGCTGGCGGGCACCGTGCGCGACGCGGCGACCGGCGCGCCCGTGGAGGCGGCTTCCGTCGAGCTGCCGGCGACGGGGCAGGCGGCGCGCACGGACGGCTCCGGCGCCTTCCGTATCCGCGGCCTGGAGCCCGGCGCCTGGCGCGTCCTGGTCCGCCGGGCGGGCTACGCGGGCCGGGAAGTGGGGATCGAGGTCGAGAACGGGCGGACGGCGCGGCTGGACGTCGCGCTGCACCCGCTCCCCGTCGCCCTCGACCCCTTGCGCGTCTCCGCCGCGCGGGAGACGGCGGAGGGGACGCGCTTCACGCGGGCGGAGATCGAGGCGTCGGGGGCGCGGACGGCGGCCGAGGTGGCGGAGCGCGCGCCGGGCGTCGTCGTGCGGGAGGCGGGGCCGACGGGGGCGCGGACGATCAGCATCCGCGGGAGCGCGCCGGACGCGGTGCTGGTGCTGGTGGACGGCGCGCCGCTCAACGACCCGGTGAGCGGCGAGGCCGACCTGAGCGCCGTCCCCGCGGGGTCGATCGAGAGCCTGGCCGTGCTCCCCGGCGCCCGCGCCGCGCGCTACGGCCCCCGCGCCCAGGCCGGCGTGGTGCTGATCGAGACGCGCGCGGCCGGCGCGCGGCAGTCGGCCGAGGTCTCGGCGGGGACGCTGGGCGAGTGGGCCGGGCGCCTGGACGTCGGCGCGCGCACGGGCGGGCTCGGCTGGAGCGCGGGCGGGCACCTGCGGCGCGTGGGCGGCGAGTTCGACCACCCGCGCGACGTCAACGACCCCACCGTGGTCCGGCGCGAGAACGCGGACCTGGGGGAGTGGAGCGCGTTCGGCGCGCTGTCGGCCCGGACCGGCGGGGGCGAGCTGCGCGCGCGCGGCGGGTGGGACGCGCTGGAGCGCGGGCTGCCGGGGATGGGGCATACGCCGTCGCCGCACGCGCGGCAGGAGATGGGGCGCGGGCGCGGCTCGCTCGGCTGGCGGCGCGCGGCCGGGAGCTCGTCTCTCGGCGCGCTCGTGACCGGCGCCGTGCAGCGCGTGCGCTACGCCGACCCCCAGCCGCCGTTCGGCCTGGCGTACGACGACACCACCCGCGTCCGCTCGCTCACCGCGCGCCTGGATGCGGACCACGCGCCCGCGGGAGACGGGTGGCTGCGCGGCCTCGGCGGCGGTGTCGAGGGCTCGCTGCAGCGGGTGGACGCCGGCGCGCTCGGCGGACAGGCCCCGCGCACCCGCCGCGACTTCGGCGCCTTCGTCCACCTGCTGGCGGGGCGGACCGCCGGCGCGGCGGACGTGACCTTCTCCGCCGAGGGGCGCATCGACCGCGACGGGGTGACGGACGACTGGTACCTCAGCCGGTCGCTGACGCTCGGCGCGGGCGCCGGCGCGCTCCGGCTCCAGCTCGCCAACCGCAGCAGCTACAGCCCGCCCTCCCTCGGCGACCAGTTCTTCCGCGAGGGGGTGGGCGTGCGCCCCAACCCCGACCTCGGCCCCGAGCGCGTCCCCGGCGAGTGGGAGCTGGGCGCCTCCTGGTCGCCGTCGCTCCGCGGCCTCGACCTGACGGCGTCCGTCGCCGCGTACACGGGGGACGTGCGGGGGATGATCGTCTGGCTCCCCGACTTCGCCTTCCGCTGGAGCCCGCGCAACGTGGACGTGGACCGCCGCGGCCTCGACGCGCGCGCCGAGGCGGCCCTCCCCGCCGCGGACCTGCGGCTGGTGGGCTCGTGGTCGGCCGCCCGCATCGTCTACGACTCCACCGGGGCGGGCGAGGCGGTGCAACTCGCCTACCGGCCGCGCCACTTCGGCTTCTTCTCCGCCGAGTGGTCGCCCGGCGCGTGGCGGGCGGGCGCGGCCGCGCGCTACACGGGGCTCCGCTACCCCGCGGCCGCCCGCGTCAACGCGCTCCCCGGCTTCTGGAGCGTGGACCTGGACCTCGCGCGCGAGTGGCGGATCGGCCGCTGGGCCGCCGAAGCCGCGCTGCACGTCGACCGCCTCTTCGACGAGACCTCGTCGCTGATCGCCGGCTTCCCCGAGCCCGGGCGCCGGCTCCGCCTGGACCTGCGCGTCCGCCGCGCGGACCTCCCCACTCCCTGA
- a CDS encoding ABC transporter ATP-binding protein: protein MSGWSCQGARYGYPGASRPAVDGVTLEVPAGACTAVLGPNGSGKSTLLRLLLGVLRPDSGSVVFQDRPVGEWGREEMARAVGVVPQGEETVFPVTVRELVAMGRYPHLGPWRRERDTDRQAVERAMRRCDVLAFAGRPLSTLSGGEKQRARLARALAQEPAALALDEPTAALDVSHEMAMFELLRDLARAGTTVLLVTHNLNLAARYAGRLVLMDRGRVAAQGSPAEVLTRETVERVYGWPVRVVPHPGPGPDEGAPQVVPLSGEACAGMEHFREDSHAA from the coding sequence TTGAGCGGGTGGAGCTGCCAGGGCGCGCGCTACGGCTACCCCGGCGCCTCGCGCCCCGCGGTGGACGGGGTGACGCTGGAGGTGCCGGCGGGCGCGTGCACGGCCGTGCTGGGGCCGAACGGCTCGGGGAAGTCGACGCTGCTCCGGCTGCTGCTGGGCGTGCTGCGGCCGGACTCTGGGAGCGTCGTCTTCCAGGACCGGCCGGTGGGCGAGTGGGGGCGCGAGGAGATGGCGCGCGCGGTGGGCGTGGTGCCGCAGGGGGAGGAGACGGTGTTCCCGGTGACGGTGCGCGAGCTGGTAGCGATGGGGCGCTACCCGCACCTGGGCCCCTGGCGCCGCGAGCGCGACACGGACCGGCAGGCGGTGGAGCGCGCGATGCGCCGCTGCGACGTGCTGGCCTTCGCCGGGCGTCCCCTGTCGACGCTCTCGGGCGGCGAGAAGCAGCGGGCGCGGCTGGCGCGGGCGCTGGCGCAGGAGCCGGCGGCGCTGGCGCTCGACGAGCCCACGGCCGCGCTCGACGTGAGCCACGAGATGGCGATGTTCGAGCTGCTGCGCGACCTGGCGCGCGCGGGCACCACCGTCCTCCTGGTCACCCACAACCTGAACCTGGCCGCGCGCTACGCCGGCCGCCTGGTGCTGATGGACCGCGGCCGCGTCGCCGCGCAGGGCTCACCGGCCGAGGTGCTCACGCGCGAGACGGTGGAGCGCGTCTACGGCTGGCCCGTGCGCGTGGTCCCCCACCCCGGGCCGGGGCCGGACGAGGGCGCGCCGCAGGTGGTCCCCCTCTCCGGCGAGGCGTGCGCGGGGATGGAGCACTTCCGGGAGGACTCCCATGCGGCGTAG
- a CDS encoding iron ABC transporter permease, with amino-acid sequence MRPALRLLLLAAAAALALLVGVRVGAVPLSVREVVDGVRGAGDPATVAIVRGLRLPRAVLAALVGGSLSASGATFQALVRNPLAEPYIMGVSGGAAVGAVAAIVLTGSLASGGVVALFAFLGAVLAVVLVFRIAASVGRTLDTRILLLAGVVAGAFFNACILLALTFAEADAFRSAMFWIMGSLSGATWRSIGVLAAAFVPAVVVLFTLARPLDLLAVGEETAAYLGTRVERTKLLAYGTASLLTAASVAVSGVIGFVGLVVPHVVRMLWGGGHRFLLPASLLLGAAFLVLADALARTVAAPTELPVGVVTAFVGVPFFVYLLRRRTS; translated from the coding sequence ATGAGGCCCGCGCTCCGCCTGCTGCTGCTGGCCGCCGCGGCCGCGCTCGCGCTCCTGGTCGGAGTCCGGGTCGGCGCGGTGCCGCTCTCCGTGCGCGAGGTGGTCGACGGCGTGCGCGGCGCGGGCGACCCGGCCACCGTGGCCATCGTCCGCGGCTTGCGCCTCCCGCGCGCGGTGCTGGCGGCGCTGGTGGGCGGGAGCCTCTCCGCGAGCGGCGCCACCTTCCAGGCGCTGGTCCGGAACCCGCTGGCCGAGCCGTACATCATGGGCGTCTCGGGCGGGGCTGCGGTGGGCGCGGTGGCGGCGATCGTGCTCACCGGGTCGCTCGCCTCGGGCGGCGTGGTGGCGCTCTTCGCCTTCCTGGGCGCGGTGCTCGCCGTCGTCCTCGTCTTCCGCATCGCCGCTTCCGTCGGCCGCACGCTCGACACGCGCATCCTGCTGCTGGCGGGCGTCGTCGCCGGCGCCTTCTTCAACGCCTGCATCCTCCTCGCCCTCACTTTCGCCGAGGCCGACGCCTTCCGCTCGGCGATGTTCTGGATCATGGGGAGCCTGTCGGGGGCCACCTGGCGCTCGATCGGCGTCCTGGCCGCCGCGTTCGTCCCCGCCGTCGTCGTCCTCTTCACCCTCGCCCGCCCGCTCGACCTGCTCGCCGTCGGGGAAGAAACCGCGGCGTACCTCGGGACGCGCGTCGAGCGCACCAAGCTGCTGGCGTACGGGACGGCGTCGCTGCTCACCGCGGCGTCGGTGGCGGTGAGCGGGGTGATCGGCTTCGTGGGGCTCGTGGTCCCCCACGTCGTGCGCATGCTGTGGGGCGGCGGCCACCGCTTCCTGCTCCCCGCCTCGCTCCTGCTGGGCGCCGCCTTCCTGGTGCTGGCCGACGCGCTCGCCCGCACCGTCGCCGCGCCGACGGAGCTGCCGGTAGGGGTGGTGACGGCGTTCGTGGGCGTGCCGTTCTTCGTCTACCTGCTGCGCCGGAGGACGAGTTGA